One Trichoderma asperellum chromosome 5, complete sequence genomic region harbors:
- a CDS encoding uncharacterized protein (EggNog:ENOG41), translating into MTTLLSTSTTTTTTTTMTTTMTLSSPPEPKVGFMSLPLELRFQIYSLLLTIPPRPNAESTSHDMAACNSEAPVYVHPAILLASRQINWEATPFLYSENMFVAHPTLLASFPRLRSWYPPMREANALVPLIHRFHVQVPLDVELPYDRAAVAKSFTGVDELSLDLRQSVFLSVSCNNLTLFDAVRGVNKVYISGSTTGFEDYIAWLKDAMTSPIGAEVAPFEAQTQSPWASIWSKHSNLWSPSTALVGKQEA; encoded by the coding sequence atgaCAACACTAttatcaacatcaacaaccacaaccacaacaacaacaatgacAACAACAATGACACTGTCATCACCCCCAGAGCCAAAGGTCGGCTTCATGTCCCTCCCCCTCGAGCTCCGCTTCCAAATCTactccctcctcctcaccaTCCCCCCTCGCCCAAACGCAGAATCAACCTCGCACGACATGGCCGCCTGCAACTCCGAGGCCCCCGTCTACGTCCACCCGGCCATCCTCCTCGCCAGCCGCCAGATCAACTGGGAGGCCACCCCCTTCCTCTACTCGGAAAACATGTTCGTTGCCCACCCGACCCTGCTGGCCTCGTTCCCGCGCCTGCGCAGCTGGTACCCGCCCATGAGGGAGGCCAACGCCCTCGTGCCGCTCATCCACCGCTTCCACGTCCAGGTGCCGCTCGACGTCGAGCTGCCGTACGACCGCGCCGCCGTGGCCAAGTCCTTTACCGGCGTGGACGAGCTCTCCCTCGACCTGCGCCAGTCCGTCTTTCTGAGCGTCAGCTGCAACAACCTGACCCTCTTTGACGCTGTCCGCGGCGTCAACAAGGTGTACATTAGCGGAAGCACCACCGGCTTCGAGGACTACATTGCCTGGCTCAAAGACGCCATGACGAGTCCCATCGGGGCGGAGGTTGCCCCCTTTGAGGCACAGACACAATCACCGTGGGCGTCCATCTGGAGCAAACACTCAAATCTCTGGAGCCCCTCCACAGCACTTGTCGGGAAACAAGAAGCATAG
- a CDS encoding uncharacterized protein (TransMembrane:7 (o6-25i46-64o84-103i124-145o160-182i194-212o232-252i)) — protein MAAFLYFISAVFGWIYTFAWSLSFYPQPLLNWQRRSTSGTTADFPTINVIGFAAYFVSNLAFYYSPVVRSQYAARNNGLTPTVAFNDIVFALHALVLSLITASQYLLRPLWGFELSPGARPSRFISGIIVGSALGVAITCFIVWATPSANPATDWCELDIVYAVGYVKLLVTLVKYTPQILANYRNKSTRGWSIWQIILDVVGGVLSLAQLAIDSYLQHDWSGVTGNPVKLALGNCSLVFDSIFMFQHYVIYRGKVTSDEEQRLLPEEDRRHRD, from the exons ATGGCCGCATTCTTGTACTTCATCTCCGCCGTCTTCGGCTGGATCTACACCTTTGCCTGGAGCCTCTCCTTCTATCCCCAGCCGCTGCTCAACTGGCAGCGCCGATCGACGTCCGGCACCACGGCCGACTTCCCTACTATTAACGTGATCG GTTTCGCCGCGTACTTTGTTTCTAATCTTGCCTTCTACTACTCCCCCGTCGTGCGCAGCCAATATGCCGCCCGTAACAACGGCCTGACCCCGACCGTCGCCTTCAACGACATCGTCTTTGCGCTGCACGCCCTCGTCCTCAGCCTCATCACCGCCTCGCAGTATCTCCTCCGCCCGCTCTGGGGCTTCGAGCTCAGCCCCGGCGCTCGCCCCAGCCGCTTCATCTCTGGTATCATTGTCGGCTCCGCGCTGGGTGTCGCCATCACTTGCTTCATTGTCTGGGCGACTCCGTCTGCGAATCCCGCGACCGACTGGTGCGAGCTGGACATTGTGTACGCCGTTGGCTATGTCAAGCTCTTAGTGACTCTGGTTAAATACACGCCTCAGATCCTCGCCAACTACCGTAACAAGAGCACGCGCGGCTGGAGTATCTGGCAGATCATCCTCGATGTTGTCGGAGGGGTCTTGAGCTTGGCGCAGCTTGCTATCGACAGCTACTTGCAACATGACTGGAGTGGCGTCACAGGCAACCCCGTAAAGCTTGCGCTCGGCAACTGCAGCTTGGTGTTTGACTCCATTTTCATGTTCCAGCACTATGTGATTTACCGTGGTAAGGTGACCAGCGACGAGGAACAGAGGCTTCTTCCAGAAGAGGACAGGAGACATCGCGACTAG
- the LEU5 gene encoding coenzyme A transporter (BUSCO:EOG092D10MG), with amino-acid sequence MHMLHGSRMGLTRAGSAVCRRYMAASANGAINRTTALARHDPRYLTRRGYAVDLVGLDKKWRQVWDQKPTIGEHQAPDSQKHSYILPMFPYPSGTLHLGHLRVYTIADVVARYHTLKGDKVMLPMGWDAFGLPAENAALERGAPPGDWTKTNIAKMKSQLDVMNGSWDWSRELATCDPEFYKHTQKLFLMLYEAGLAYQAEAEVNYDPIDKTVLANEQVDANGFSWRSGAKVEKKKLKQWFFRISEYSEHLLKDLDSLAKDGAWPEHVISQQKNWLGKSTGALVKFPIMAVGHEVGAAIEVFTTRPDTLFGVQYIALASDHPVVAQLAKKDPELQAFLDTLPGLPLDSKVGYLLPHIRGINPLAYHDDTPEATKESLPIYVASYVLGDYGEGAVMGVPGHDTRDHAFWRKHNVEQPVRIVLAASEDESTTTFDNEPEPFVHHGYMTEHSGIFKGKHSKEAGEMMIRMLEAAGLATPTTKWRLRDWLISRQRYWGAPIPIVHCDSCGSVPVPDEQLPVLLPEVDNHWAQGKAGNPLESSSDFVKTECPKCNGPARRDTDTMDTFVDSSWYYARFADPNNPNELFSTEAAKSLPVDIYIGGVEHAILHLLYARFIYKFLATTPLLPQYSESEAMSAEPFKRLITQGMVHGKTYIDPENGKFLKPNEVDLSDPLEPRVVATGAPATIAFEKMSKSKYNGVDPTEFTSKYGVDPTRAHMLFQAPVADVLNWDESKISGVTRWLQKLHDQVVALAKSPEESLPAKEYFAARPPLSVSKSNKLTVAEKEEVLKRDSESALWRETQKKIESITRSYEKIYSLNVVVSDLMTLTNELVQYKTADEGIRRQTADTIIRLMAPITPAFAEECWSLLHPSKGSIFESTSFPVPDGSLAMLKAEYINCAVQVNGKLRGTVTIPRPSSDLKGDALRDWIVDAILETEDGKSRFGEGGYNVRSARRTIPVDGGKVINFVI; translated from the exons ATGCATATGCTTCATGGAAGCCGCATGGGCCTCACAAGGGCCGGCTCGGCAGTTTGCCGCCGATATATGGCGGCCAGTGCCAATGGGGCGATAAATCGAACAACTGCCCTCGCGCGACACGACCCGCGATACCTGACTCGAAGAGGATATGCAGTGGATCTTGTTGGTCTGGACAAGAAATGGCGTCAAGTCTGGGACCAGAAGCCTACAATTGGCGAGCATCAGGCTCCGGATAGCCAGAAGCACAGCTACATCCTGCCCATGTTCCCGTACCCAAGTGGCACCCTCCACCTTGGCCACCTTCGAGTCTATACCATTGCCGATGTGGTTGCTCGATATCACACCCTCAAGGGTGACAAAGTTATGTTGCCAATGGGCTGGGATGCCTTTGGTTTGCCCGCAGAGAATGCTGCCCTCGAGAGAGGCGCTCCACCTGGAGACTGGACCAAAACCAACATTGCGAAAATGAAGAGTCAGTTGGATGTAATGAATGGAAGCTGGGACTGGTCGCGC GAATTGGCCACGTGCGACCCTGAATTCTATAAACATACGCAAAAGCTATTTTTGATGCTCTACGAGGCTGGTCTAGCATATCAGGCCGAAGCCGAAGTCAACTATGACCCGATAGACAAGACAGTATTGGCTAATGAACAGGTAGATGCAAACGGCTTCTCGTGGAGGTCAGGCGCCAAggttgaaaagaagaaattgaaGCAATGGTTCTTTCGCATATCCGAGTATAGCGAACATCTCCTGAAGGATCTCGACAGCTTGGCCAAAGACGGTGCGTGGCCCGAGCATGTTATTTCTCAGCAGAAAAATTGGCTAGGAAAGTCGACCGGTGCTTTGGTCAAATTCCCCATCATGGCCGTCGGTCATGAGGTTGGTGCCGCCATCGAAGTGTTTACTACTCGACCTGATACCTTGTTCGGAGTTCAGTATATTGCTCTCGCTTCTGATCATCCTGTAGTGGCTCAGCTAGCAAAGAAAGATCCGGAGCTGCAAGCGTTTCTCGACACCCTTCCTGGCCTGCCTCTAGATTCTAAAGTTGGGTATTTGCTACCACACATCCGCGGTATCAACCCTTTAGCTTATCATGACGATACCCCCGAAGCTACCAAGGAATCGCTGCCCATCTATGTAGCCTCATATGTATTGGGTGACTACGGCGAAGGGGCTGTTATGGGAGTTCCTGGCCATGATACACGGGATCATGCTTTCTGGCGAAAGCACAACGTCGAGCAGCCCGTGCGAATTGTGCTGGCCGCGTCTGAGGATGAGTCAACAACGACCTTTGACAATGAACCCGAGCCATTTGTCCACCACGGCTATATGACGGAGCATAGTGGAATCTTCAAGGGCAAGCACTCCAAAGAAGCAGGCGAGATGATGATTCGCATGCTCGAGGCAGCGGGCCTTGCCACTCCTACCACGAAATGGCGGTTAAGAGACTGGCTCATCAGCCGCCAGCGGTACTGGGGCGCTCCCATACCCATCGTTCACTGCGATTCCTGCGgctctgtgcctgtgccagACGAGCAGCTGCCTGTCCTGCTACCCGAGGTAGATAACCATTGGGCACAAGGTAAGGCAGGCAATCCTCTGGAATCGTCTTCCGATTTCGTCAAGACCGAGTGTCCCAAATGTAACGGCCCAGCCCGGAGAGATACCGATACTATGGATACGTTTGTCGACTCAAGCTGGTATTACGCTCGCTTTGCTGATCCCAACAACCCAAATGAGCTCTTCTCTACCGAAGCTGCCAAATCGCTTCCGGTGGATATTTACATTGGAGGCGTTGAACATGCCATTCTACATCTCTTGTATGCACGGTTCATTTACAAATTCCTAGCCACCACTCCACTTCTTCCCCAATATTCCGAATCGGAAGCCATGTCTGCCGAGCCATTCAAGCGCCTCATCACCCAAGGCATGGTCCACGGCAAGACATATATCGACCCCGAGAACGGCAAATTCCTCAAGCCAAACGAGGTAGACCTGTCAGATCCTTTGGAGCCCCGAGTCGTAGCCACGGGTGCTCCTGCGACGATAGCTTTTGAGAAGATGTCCAAGTCAAAATATAATGGAGTAGACCCCACCGAGTTTACATCCAAGTACGGCGTCGACCCTACCCGAGCTCATATGCTCTTCCAAGCTCCTGTCGCAGATGTCCTTAACTGGGACGAATCCAAGATTTCCGGGGTTACGCGATGGCTGCAGAAGCTCCACGATCAGGTTGTAGCGCTGGCGAAATCGCCTGAGGAATCGCTGCCGGCAAAGGAATATTTCGCCGCACGACCCCCTCTGAGTGTTAGCAAATCGAACAAGCTAACTGTggcagagaaagaggaagtgTTGAAACGCGATTCCGAGTCGGCTCTTTGGCGCGAGacgcagaagaagattgaatCTATCACGCGGAGCTATGAAAAGATATACTCACTCAATGTGGTCGTGTCAGATTTGATGACTCTCACAAACGAGTTGGTTCAGTACAAGACAGCAGATGAAGGCATCCGGCGACAGACGGCCGACACCATCATCCGCCTCATGGCACCCATCACGCCCGCCTTTGCAGAGGAGTGCTGGAGTCTCCTGCACCCATCCAAGGGCTCCATCTTCGAGTCCACCAGCTTCCCCGTGCCAGACGGCAGTCTAGCGATGCTCAAGGCGGAGTATATCAACTGCGCCGTGCAAGTGAACGGCAAGCTTCGCGGCACGGTGACCATCCCGCGTCCATCAAGCGACTTGAAAGGCGATGCTCTACGTGACTGGATAGTGGATGCGATTTTGGAGACGGAAGATGGAAAGAGTCGGTTTGGTGAAGGCGGATATAACGTGCGGTCAGCTAGGAGGACGATCCCGGTGGACGGGGGAAAAGTTATCAACTTTGTAATATAG